Sequence from the Clostridium butyricum genome:
AAAGCCCAAGTTCTATTCCAAAAGTATACATTGCTAATATAATTACAATGGAGTCTGATATTAATAAACCCTTACCAAAATCTATATTTGCATATTTATTTAATAATTTTGCTGTAATGCTAGTTCCTCCTGTAGTTGCATCTTGTGTTAACATTATTACACTTCCAAATGCTAATAATGCACTTCCAAAAATTGATGCCAACATTAAATCATCAGTTAAAGCTACAGGTGTGTAGTTCTTTTCTAATATAGATAATGCAATTGACAAACTAAATGCTGCATACATACTTTTTATTCCGAAGTTTCCTCCAATAAAAATAAACGCAAGTAAAAATAAAATCACATTACATATTACCATAATTATTCCTGGTTCAATTCCAAGTATATTATTAATAACAAGTGCCAAACCAGATACTCCTCCAGATGCAATCTGGTTTGGAAAAAAGAAAAATTCAAATGCAAAAATTACTATTGCTACTCCAAGTGTTATAATTCCATATTCTTTTAATAATTTCATATGTACCTCCTCAATGTTAGTTTTGTATTTGTATATTTATCGGGATAAGATATTACATTTGTTTAATGCAAATTATTATTTTAAACTCTTATTTTTATTACAATATATATTACCATAGATATATCTTTGTTCTATTTTTTATTTTGCTTCAAATACTAATAAATTATCTAATAATTTGAAAAACACTTAAAAAACAAAGGGTTTTTTTATATAATTTCTTATAAAGGTATATTTTAAATTACTTTCTAATATTTTCATCATCATATTTTTAAAAAATTTATAATATATATGTTCTTATAAGTATAATCTAAAAATCGCACAGTAAATTCAAAATTAATTGTAAATTGCAATATATAATAGCTGCTATGAAGATATATTCATAGCAGCTATTTTTCACTCTCTGTCCCCTACTAACTTTTTTTGAAGAATTGCAACAATTTCATACATTAAAAATGCTATAACTGATAAAATAACTATGCTCATCATTACTGTATCAAGCTGTGCTACCTGTCCTCCATAAACAATTAAAAAACCTAGTCCACTCTTTGCCACTAAAAATTCACCCATTATAACTCCTACCCAAGATAAACCTACATTTATCTTTAATGCAGAAATAAAAACTGGAATTGAATATGGAA
This genomic interval carries:
- a CDS encoding YitT family protein; amino-acid sequence: MKLLKEYGIITLGVAIVIFAFEFFFFPNQIASGGVSGLALVINNILGIEPGIIMVICNVILFLLAFIFIGGNFGIKSMYAAFSLSIALSILEKNYTPVALTDDLMLASIFGSALLAFGSVIMLTQDATTGGTSITAKLLNKYANIDFGKGLLISDSIVIILAMYTFGIELGLFGLLSVYLTGTLIDKFVDGLNISKQVMVFTKEEKLVSNYIMKDIDRGCTVFYGKGGYTGENNCVILTILTRRQFMKLKQFIKLNDPQAFVTVNDTSEVLGKGFKSLIE